From a region of the Geothrix sp. 21YS21S-2 genome:
- a CDS encoding M23 family metallopeptidase — MTKKTVQRRGLRLSRPDSEQFLTVMFVFAHRTFRWSLERRILVRILATVAGIWAVAMIGASYGLWATKRLMSFTQLQRETYTQKEQLRESLNQAQALDDEITTLRKQMSDLLKLLDPKNPTPTIQPAPGAPKAAPSSQKLSELRQDLERTSAQAHILRAKMDPIIDRWNHTPSIPPTAGYLSSGFGIRLSPFSRVNEQGDGLLGYHSGFDITNAEGTPIQATADGEVVEAGWMDRYGNGVVIAHSNHVETLYAHMSRVRVKRGQKVSRGDILGDMGRTGNATGVHLHYEVRLNGRPVNPQPYMRLQREWLKGLR; from the coding sequence ATGACGAAAAAGACCGTCCAGCGCAGGGGTCTGAGACTGAGCCGGCCCGATTCGGAGCAGTTCCTGACGGTCATGTTCGTCTTCGCCCACCGCACCTTCCGGTGGTCCCTGGAGCGCCGCATCCTCGTGCGCATCCTGGCCACCGTGGCGGGCATCTGGGCCGTGGCCATGATCGGGGCCTCGTACGGCCTCTGGGCCACCAAGAGGCTCATGAGCTTCACCCAGCTGCAGCGGGAGACCTACACCCAGAAGGAGCAGCTGCGGGAGAGCCTCAACCAGGCCCAGGCCCTGGACGACGAGATCACCACCCTGCGAAAGCAGATGTCCGACCTCCTGAAGCTCCTGGATCCCAAGAACCCCACCCCCACCATCCAGCCCGCCCCCGGCGCCCCCAAGGCCGCCCCCAGCAGCCAGAAGCTCAGCGAGCTCCGCCAGGACCTGGAGCGCACCTCCGCCCAGGCCCACATCCTGCGCGCCAAGATGGACCCCATCATCGACCGGTGGAACCACACGCCCTCCATCCCCCCCACCGCCGGCTACCTCAGCTCCGGGTTCGGCATCCGCCTGAGCCCCTTCTCCCGGGTCAACGAGCAGGGCGACGGCCTGCTCGGCTACCACTCCGGATTCGACATCACCAACGCCGAAGGCACCCCCATCCAGGCCACGGCCGATGGCGAAGTGGTGGAGGCGGGGTGGATGGACCGCTACGGCAACGGCGTGGTCATCGCCCACTCCAACCACGTCGAGACGCTCTACGCCCACATGAGCCGCGTGAGGGTGAAAAGGGGACAGAAGGTCTCCCGTGGGGATATCCTGGGGGACATGGGACGCACGGGTAACGCCACCGGCGTCCACCTTCACTACGAAGTGAGGCTCAACGGCAGGCCCGTGAATCCCCAGCCCTACATGCGCCTCCAGCGCGAATGGCTGAAGGGTCTGCGCTAA
- a CDS encoding ACT domain-containing protein, whose translation MGRPVSDLDELLRSMDPELHEGVFVFVSVPGPVPDLDAIATFREREGLTLIAEEGQALRAGLPILFRAAWITLTVTSDLHAVGLTAAVATALAAAGISCNVVAGACHDHLFVPVDRAGEALAVLQALSQPSSG comes from the coding sequence ATGGGCCGACCCGTCTCCGATCTCGACGAACTGCTTCGTTCCATGGACCCCGAACTCCATGAGGGCGTCTTCGTCTTCGTTTCCGTTCCGGGGCCCGTCCCGGACCTGGACGCCATCGCCACCTTCCGGGAGCGGGAAGGGCTCACCCTCATCGCGGAGGAGGGGCAGGCGCTCCGCGCGGGCCTGCCGATCCTGTTCCGCGCCGCCTGGATCACGCTCACCGTGACCTCCGACCTCCACGCCGTGGGGCTCACAGCGGCCGTGGCCACCGCCCTCGCCGCGGCCGGCATCAGCTGCAACGTGGTGGCCGGTGCCTGCCACGACCATCTTTTCGTTCCCGTGGACCGGGCCGGGGAGGCCCTGGCGGTCCTTCAGGCCCTGAGTCAGCCTTCCAGCGGATAG
- a CDS encoding CDGSH iron-sulfur domain-containing protein, with protein MPEPTIARKAPIKVAVEAGKTYHWCACGNSRTQPMCDGSHRGTGFTPVAYTADVTGDKWFCACKHSGTKPLCDGTHKNL; from the coding sequence ATGCCCGAACCCACCATCGCCCGGAAGGCCCCCATCAAGGTCGCCGTGGAGGCCGGCAAGACCTACCACTGGTGCGCCTGCGGAAACAGCCGGACCCAGCCCATGTGCGACGGGTCCCATCGGGGCACCGGCTTCACGCCCGTGGCCTACACGGCCGACGTCACGGGCGACAAGTGGTTCTGCGCCTGCAAGCACAGCGGCACCAAGCCGCTTTGCGACGGCACCCACAAGAACCTCTAG
- a CDS encoding polymer-forming cytoskeletal protein: protein MFSEKKRPEPAQAVHTLLGKGTLWKGEVVAGQNNLRIEGTVEGTITSEGEVTIAPSGMVRGTILAKHLIVTGKVEGVFKIVECLEIHGTGCVEGEVELGSLVVDEGGTLQGTCTRRGVARSTSAAPAAEPVSALPLPPPGPGRSLEPIPERHPFPAANGAPVPDPFAKVFENKTKA from the coding sequence ATGTTCAGCGAGAAGAAGCGCCCCGAGCCCGCCCAGGCCGTCCACACGCTTCTGGGCAAAGGCACGCTCTGGAAGGGCGAAGTGGTGGCCGGCCAGAACAACCTGCGCATCGAAGGCACCGTGGAAGGCACCATCACCAGCGAAGGCGAAGTGACCATCGCCCCCAGCGGCATGGTGCGCGGCACCATCCTGGCCAAGCACCTCATCGTCACCGGCAAGGTCGAGGGCGTCTTCAAGATCGTCGAGTGCCTCGAGATCCACGGCACCGGCTGCGTCGAGGGCGAAGTGGAGCTGGGCTCCCTGGTGGTGGACGAGGGCGGCACCCTCCAGGGCACCTGCACCCGCCGCGGCGTGGCCAGGTCCACCAGCGCCGCCCCCGCCGCCGAGCCCGTCTCCGCGCTGCCCCTGCCCCCTCCCGGTCCCGGCCGCAGCCTCGAGCCCATCCCGGAGCGCCACCCCTTCCCCGCCGCCAACGGCGCCCCGGTGCCGGACCCCTTCGCCAAGGTCTTCGAGAACAAGACCAAGGCCTGA
- a CDS encoding pirin family protein, which produces MANRTVSALVPGQPTEDGNRVPLTRLVPGRGQRGADAFRALDPFLLMDHFGPMVLAPGTDAGFPPHPHKGFQTLTYLIQGAFRHRDSTGGSGLLRPGGAQLMNAGSGIVHEEMPVPEHLETGGPIEGVQLWINLAKAHKGSAPGYTDLQPESMPWVAIPGGRIRVLAGEWAGVTGPAVTPARIAYAHLELEAGARFEQPVAAGWTAAVVPLKGSVTIEGREVPADSVALLGEGDTLAVAAAGPVSLMLLAGEPIREPIANYGPFVMNTQEEIQQAFEDFQAGRMGRLA; this is translated from the coding sequence ATGGCCAACCGGACTGTCTCCGCCCTGGTCCCCGGCCAGCCCACGGAGGACGGCAACCGCGTCCCCCTGACAAGGCTGGTGCCGGGCCGCGGGCAGCGCGGGGCCGACGCCTTCCGCGCCCTGGATCCCTTCCTCCTCATGGACCACTTCGGGCCCATGGTGCTGGCCCCGGGCACGGACGCGGGGTTCCCGCCCCATCCCCACAAGGGCTTCCAGACCCTCACCTACCTCATCCAGGGCGCCTTCCGGCACCGGGACAGCACGGGCGGATCGGGCCTCCTGCGGCCCGGGGGCGCCCAGCTCATGAACGCCGGGTCGGGCATCGTGCACGAGGAGATGCCGGTGCCCGAGCACCTGGAGACCGGCGGGCCCATCGAAGGGGTGCAGCTCTGGATCAACCTGGCCAAGGCCCACAAGGGGTCGGCCCCGGGCTACACGGACCTGCAGCCCGAAAGCATGCCCTGGGTGGCGATTCCCGGCGGCCGCATCCGCGTTCTTGCGGGGGAATGGGCCGGCGTCACCGGTCCGGCCGTCACCCCGGCCCGCATCGCCTACGCCCATCTGGAACTGGAGGCCGGCGCCCGGTTCGAGCAGCCGGTGGCGGCGGGCTGGACGGCGGCCGTCGTGCCCCTGAAGGGCTCCGTGACCATCGAAGGCCGGGAGGTGCCCGCGGATTCCGTGGCGCTGCTGGGGGAGGGGGACACGCTCGCCGTGGCCGCCGCCGGGCCCGTCAGCCTCATGTTGCTGGCCGGGGAGCCCATCCGGGAACCCATCGCCAACTACGGGCCGTTCGTGATGAACACGCAGGAGGAGATCCAGCAGGCGTTCGAGGATTTCCAGGCAGGCCGGATGGGAAGGCTTGCGTAA
- a CDS encoding UbiA-like polyprenyltransferase yields the protein METSPDPLPPQPPPPAQARSSFGQVAELLDMIKFEHTVFALPFALLGGLATYRGTPPLEKVLLILLAMVGARTAAMTFNRLADEDLDAENPRTASRALPAGRVTRAGAYALLGTAIIVLCLAAGRLGPLPWKLVPVALLITLGYSFCKRFTAFAHVVLGLSLAGAPLGAWIAVNGSVDEPVVYLALGVLTWTAGFDIIYALQDLDFDRGRGLHSVPSRLGPGRSLALSRLLHLVAMASWAVFNVQMEAHVLPWLGWCIVGGILLREQWVVRGARLDRIDHAFFTLNSLVGLIFFTGYAAEWFIGRAMP from the coding sequence ATGGAAACGTCCCCCGATCCCCTCCCCCCGCAGCCGCCCCCCCCCGCCCAGGCCCGGTCATCCTTCGGCCAGGTTGCGGAACTGCTCGACATGATCAAGTTCGAGCACACCGTCTTCGCCCTCCCCTTCGCCCTCCTGGGCGGCCTGGCCACCTACCGCGGCACGCCGCCCCTGGAAAAGGTCCTCCTCATCCTCCTGGCCATGGTGGGCGCCCGCACGGCCGCCATGACCTTCAACCGCCTGGCGGACGAGGACCTGGACGCCGAGAACCCCCGCACCGCCTCCCGGGCCCTGCCGGCCGGACGGGTGACCCGGGCCGGCGCCTACGCCCTCCTGGGGACCGCCATCATCGTTCTCTGCCTGGCGGCAGGCCGGCTCGGCCCCCTGCCCTGGAAGCTGGTGCCCGTGGCCCTGCTCATCACCCTGGGCTACTCCTTCTGCAAGCGGTTCACGGCCTTCGCCCACGTGGTCCTGGGGCTGAGCCTCGCCGGCGCGCCCCTGGGAGCCTGGATCGCGGTGAACGGGTCGGTGGACGAACCCGTGGTGTACCTGGCCCTGGGCGTCCTCACCTGGACCGCGGGGTTCGACATCATCTACGCCCTCCAGGACCTGGACTTCGACCGGGGCCGCGGCCTCCATTCCGTGCCCAGCCGCCTGGGGCCGGGCCGGTCCCTGGCCCTGTCGCGGCTCCTGCACCTGGTGGCCATGGCCTCCTGGGCCGTCTTCAACGTCCAGATGGAGGCCCACGTGCTGCCCTGGCTGGGCTGGTGCATCGTGGGCGGCATCCTCCTGCGCGAGCAGTGGGTGGTGCGCGGAGCGCGCCTCGACCGCATCGACCACGCATTCTTCACACTCAACAGTCTGGTGGGCCTCATCTTTTTCACCGGGTACGCCGCGGAGTGGTTCATCGGCAGGGCGATGCCCTGA
- a CDS encoding rod shape-determining protein — protein MFSRQFWSYMFTSDLAIDLGTASVLVHTRQAGRIVIFEPSIVALNTRTHEVEAVGDEAKQLLGRTPQGVHTIRPMKDGMIYEVDAAEKMLAAFIQKARPRRTWARTRIVVSIPPMAHQVARRAMKQVCYDAKASEVFLVDQTMVAAMGAGIAINEKRGCMIVDIGGGTTDVAVISFNGKVFSDSIGIAGDEMDDAINRYIFEKYNLLISATAAEQVKWGLGSAYPSTTARTMAIAGRDQFEGLPRTITLTEAEIMEALAEPIAAIVGLVRKALHETPPQLAADLVDRGICLTGGGSKIQGLDIRLSKETHLPCYRAENPETAVVRGTAMLLEDIPFLRRIQIRE, from the coding sequence GTGTTTTCAAGGCAGTTCTGGTCATACATGTTCACCTCGGACCTCGCCATCGACCTGGGGACGGCCTCCGTGCTCGTCCACACCCGGCAGGCCGGGCGCATCGTGATCTTCGAGCCCTCCATCGTCGCCCTCAACACCCGCACCCACGAAGTCGAGGCGGTGGGGGACGAGGCCAAGCAGCTGCTCGGGCGGACACCCCAGGGGGTGCACACCATCCGGCCCATGAAGGACGGCATGATCTACGAAGTGGACGCGGCCGAGAAGATGCTGGCCGCGTTCATCCAGAAGGCCCGGCCCCGGCGCACCTGGGCCCGGACCCGGATCGTGGTGAGCATCCCCCCCATGGCCCACCAGGTCGCCCGGCGCGCCATGAAGCAGGTCTGCTACGACGCCAAGGCCAGCGAAGTCTTCCTGGTGGACCAGACCATGGTGGCCGCCATGGGGGCGGGGATCGCCATCAACGAGAAGCGCGGCTGCATGATCGTCGATATCGGCGGCGGCACCACGGACGTGGCGGTCATCTCGTTCAACGGCAAGGTCTTCTCGGATTCCATCGGCATCGCCGGGGACGAGATGGACGATGCCATCAACCGCTACATCTTCGAAAAATACAATCTACTCATATCCGCCACGGCGGCGGAGCAGGTCAAATGGGGCCTCGGCTCGGCCTACCCGTCCACGACGGCCCGGACCATGGCCATCGCGGGGCGGGACCAGTTCGAGGGCCTGCCCAGGACCATCACCCTGACCGAAGCGGAAATCATGGAGGCCCTGGCCGAACCCATCGCCGCCATCGTCGGCCTGGTGCGCAAGGCCCTCCACGAAACGCCCCCCCAGCTGGCAGCCGACCTGGTGGACCGCGGCATCTGCCTCACCGGCGGCGGCTCCAAGATCCAGGGCCTGGACATCCGCCTCAGCAAGGAGACCCACCTGCCCTGCTACCGGGCCGAGAACCCCGAGACGGCCGTGGTGCGGGGCACCGCCATGCTCCTGGAGGACATCCCCTTCCTGAGGCGGATCCAGATACGGGAATAG
- a CDS encoding pentapeptide repeat-containing protein, producing MSELTRKEVVFILKSGKSFQRTDLSGLDLRGFDLSGANLSEANLAGTVLNSAILRGADLAGADLRLANLDEADLEGANLSRAQLKGVNLSGANLTKCDLSFFDIHQYDATTIPNMRGAVLTGAILAGVNFSGVDLSGKDLRGADLSGADLRQTVLDGANLEGANLSRTALLGASLNGATLVGANLTAAVLGGASLVRANLSGADLTDADLHLANLTTADLGKANLSRANLRGANLGGSNLSGAVMRFLDILQYDKGDIPDLTGANLSGADLSGTNLRGINLNQGNLSGANLSAAVLRHATLEGAVLSEADLHGADLSGANLTGAMLVRANLSSALLAGAVLSGADCHGADLNGADLREISFVGANLTGANLTGASLSGAMLEGAVLCEAILVGAKLRRVNLGERDLRRADLSGADLSAANLEGANMTGAVLVGANLEETQLGGTNLTGADLHGDDLRSANLCGADLTTANLSTTDLQGVILSANLSGANLSWANLKDAQLDRAILKGVNLSGVDLSGFDLKGADLTNAILDGAKLASVNLNGAILRGAHAIGTILSGANMADADLSQADFSGANLLGVNFERANLEGAKLASLPTESWGEYRTNLSNANLTGANLSGADLYQANLNEANLLNANLSNASMVWADLRGVDLRKTTLVGTNLKGANLDGANLANADLRETVLRDAYLDRANLSGANLSGTNLANADLRFCNLIDAAMDGANLSGANLSGANLVWTNLSGANLVRANLSQAKLSGAHLGGADLRETDLTDTNLHGANLSGAKR from the coding sequence ATGAGCGAGCTGACACGTAAGGAAGTGGTCTTCATCCTCAAGTCGGGGAAAAGCTTCCAGCGTACCGACCTCAGCGGGCTGGACTTGCGTGGGTTCGATCTGTCGGGGGCCAACCTGTCGGAGGCGAACCTGGCGGGGACGGTGCTGAACTCGGCGATCCTGCGGGGGGCGGACCTGGCGGGGGCGGACCTGCGGCTGGCCAACCTTGACGAGGCGGATCTGGAGGGGGCGAACCTCAGCCGGGCGCAGCTCAAGGGCGTGAACCTCAGCGGCGCGAACCTCACGAAGTGCGATCTGAGCTTCTTCGACATCCACCAGTACGACGCCACGACCATCCCGAACATGCGCGGGGCGGTGCTCACGGGGGCGATCCTGGCGGGCGTGAACTTCAGCGGGGTGGACCTCTCGGGCAAGGATCTGCGCGGGGCCGACCTCAGCGGCGCGGATCTGCGGCAGACGGTGCTGGACGGGGCCAACCTGGAGGGCGCGAACCTTTCCCGGACCGCGCTGCTGGGCGCTTCGCTCAACGGGGCCACGCTGGTGGGGGCCAACCTCACGGCGGCGGTGCTGGGCGGCGCGAGCCTGGTGCGGGCGAACCTCTCGGGCGCGGACCTCACGGACGCGGACCTCCACCTGGCCAACCTCACCACGGCCGATCTCGGCAAGGCGAACCTGAGCCGGGCCAACCTGCGCGGCGCGAACCTGGGCGGGTCGAACCTGTCGGGCGCGGTGATGCGGTTCCTGGACATCCTGCAGTACGACAAGGGCGACATCCCCGACCTCACCGGCGCCAACCTCAGCGGCGCGGATCTCTCGGGCACCAACCTGCGCGGGATCAACCTCAACCAGGGCAACCTCTCGGGCGCGAACCTCAGCGCGGCTGTGCTGCGGCACGCCACGCTCGAAGGCGCGGTGCTCAGCGAAGCGGACCTGCACGGGGCGGACCTCTCGGGCGCGAACCTCACGGGCGCCATGCTGGTGCGGGCCAACCTCTCCTCGGCGCTCCTGGCGGGCGCGGTGCTCAGCGGCGCGGACTGCCACGGCGCGGACCTCAACGGGGCCGACCTGCGGGAGATCAGCTTCGTGGGCGCGAACCTCACCGGCGCGAACCTCACGGGCGCCAGCCTCAGCGGCGCGATGCTCGAGGGCGCGGTGCTCTGCGAGGCCATCCTCGTGGGCGCCAAGCTCCGCCGCGTGAACCTGGGCGAGCGGGACCTCCGCAGGGCCGACCTCTCCGGCGCGGACCTCTCCGCGGCCAACCTGGAGGGCGCCAACATGACCGGCGCCGTGCTGGTGGGCGCGAACCTGGAGGAGACCCAGCTGGGCGGCACCAACCTCACCGGCGCGGACCTCCACGGCGACGACCTGCGCAGCGCGAACCTCTGCGGCGCGGACCTCACCACCGCCAACCTCAGCACCACCGATCTCCAGGGCGTGATCCTCAGCGCCAACCTGAGCGGCGCGAACCTCAGCTGGGCCAACCTCAAGGACGCGCAGCTGGACCGCGCGATCCTCAAGGGCGTGAACCTCAGCGGCGTGGACCTCAGCGGCTTCGACCTGAAGGGCGCCGACCTCACCAACGCCATCCTGGACGGCGCCAAGCTGGCCTCCGTGAACCTCAACGGCGCGATCCTCCGGGGCGCCCACGCCATCGGCACCATCCTCAGCGGCGCCAACATGGCCGACGCGGACCTCTCCCAGGCGGACTTCAGCGGGGCCAACCTGCTGGGCGTGAACTTCGAGCGGGCCAACCTGGAGGGCGCCAAGCTGGCCTCGCTGCCCACCGAGTCCTGGGGCGAGTACCGCACCAACCTCAGCAACGCGAACCTCACCGGCGCCAACCTCTCGGGCGCGGATCTCTACCAGGCCAACCTCAACGAGGCCAACCTCCTCAACGCGAACCTGTCCAACGCCTCCATGGTGTGGGCGGACCTGCGCGGCGTGGACCTGCGCAAGACCACCCTGGTGGGCACCAACCTCAAGGGCGCCAACCTGGACGGCGCGAACCTGGCCAACGCGGACCTGCGCGAGACCGTGCTGCGGGACGCCTACCTGGACCGGGCCAACCTCAGCGGCGCCAACCTCAGCGGCACCAACCTGGCCAACGCGGACCTGCGCTTCTGCAACCTCATCGACGCGGCCATGGACGGCGCCAACCTCAGCGGCGCCAACCTCAGCGGGGCCAACCTGGTGTGGACCAACCTCAGCGGGGCCAACCTGGTGCGGGCCAACCTGTCCCAGGCCAAGCTCAGCGGCGCCCACCTGGGCGGCGCGGACCTGCGCGAGACCGATCTCACCGACACCAACCTGCACGGCGCGAACCTCAGCGGCGCCAAGCGCTAG
- a CDS encoding MFS transporter, whose protein sequence is MESADPSAGAAERRRTLAVAFAGFSAFLGLYVTQPLLPMFEHLFKASKATVSLTLTASTLGVAIAAPLIGSVADRLGRKRVIVGSAGLLTLATLLSATSTGLGSLILWRFFQGLFTPGVFAVTVAYVQEEWAGGAVGRALSIYVTGTVIGGFTSRIVSGIIVSHWHWQWAFVATGAMVGASALVLQAWLPRESRFAGRARGQSLAAGAAAHFANPRLVATFAVGFGVLFTLVATFTYVTFHLAGPPFHLGPLGISLLFCTYLFGAAVTPPCGHIIDRYGQRAALALAMGTGAAGMVLTLVPSLWVVIAGLALCCSGVFVAQACSTSFIGMTAGSNKALAVGLYVTCYYIGGSAGAELPGFLWRFGGWPACVGLVILVQLLTIWITRVFWDVRRGGRGEAYPLEG, encoded by the coding sequence ATGGAATCAGCAGACCCTTCCGCCGGGGCCGCGGAACGCCGGCGGACCCTGGCGGTGGCCTTCGCGGGCTTCAGCGCGTTCCTCGGGCTCTACGTGACCCAGCCGCTCCTGCCCATGTTCGAGCACCTCTTCAAGGCCAGCAAGGCCACGGTGAGCCTCACGCTCACCGCCTCCACCCTGGGCGTGGCCATCGCCGCCCCCCTCATCGGCTCCGTGGCGGACCGCCTCGGGCGCAAGCGGGTCATCGTCGGCTCCGCGGGTCTGCTGACCCTGGCGACCCTCCTGTCCGCCACCTCCACCGGGCTGGGGTCGCTCATCCTCTGGCGGTTCTTCCAGGGCCTGTTCACCCCCGGCGTCTTCGCCGTGACCGTGGCCTACGTGCAGGAGGAATGGGCCGGCGGCGCCGTGGGCCGGGCCCTGTCCATCTACGTCACCGGCACCGTCATCGGCGGTTTCACGAGCCGCATCGTCTCCGGGATCATCGTCTCCCACTGGCACTGGCAGTGGGCCTTCGTGGCGACCGGCGCCATGGTGGGCGCCTCCGCCCTGGTGCTGCAGGCCTGGCTTCCCAGGGAGAGCCGCTTCGCCGGCCGCGCCCGGGGCCAGTCCCTGGCCGCCGGCGCCGCCGCGCACTTCGCCAATCCCCGTCTCGTGGCCACCTTCGCCGTGGGCTTCGGCGTGCTGTTCACGCTGGTGGCCACCTTCACGTACGTGACCTTCCACCTGGCCGGCCCCCCCTTCCACCTGGGCCCCCTGGGCATCAGCCTCCTGTTCTGCACCTACCTCTTCGGCGCCGCCGTCACCCCCCCCTGCGGCCACATCATCGACCGCTACGGCCAGCGGGCCGCCCTGGCCCTGGCCATGGGCACGGGCGCCGCTGGAATGGTCCTGACCCTCGTGCCCAGCCTCTGGGTGGTCATCGCGGGCCTGGCGCTTTGCTGCTCCGGCGTCTTCGTGGCCCAGGCCTGCAGCACGAGCTTCATCGGCATGACCGCCGGCAGCAACAAGGCCCTGGCCGTGGGCCTCTACGTCACCTGCTACTACATCGGCGGAAGCGCCGGGGCGGAGCTGCCGGGGTTCCTGTGGAGGTTCGGCGGATGGCCGGCGTGCGTGGGGCTGGTGATCCTGGTGCAGCTGCTCACGATCTGGATCACGCGGGTGTTCTGGGATGTGCGCAGGGGGGGACGGGGGGAGGCCTATCCGCTGGAAGGCTGA
- a CDS encoding response regulator, translating to MARIMVVDDNPMARLFVANSLRPLGHEVEVVEPSCLYEVFKALHENPPDLLITDLVMPLCPGLTLLRFCLEDAHLDKLRIVVLTSDGDRDLGQFLQKCGNIHYIAKPVSPAVLAQDVARFLDGTLVLNHGWDLACQGVVAVVDDSRMTRAYHSSCLRKFGFRPVEVDPRELLATRRALEELRPDLILLDYQMPAFNGDALLRAIRATGTLKDTPVLVVTSHQGAEMESRLESFMGVGIASKPVSVDDLFVRVKEILAAPVA from the coding sequence ATGGCAAGGATCATGGTGGTGGACGACAACCCGATGGCGCGCCTCTTCGTGGCCAACAGCCTCCGGCCCCTGGGCCACGAGGTGGAGGTCGTGGAACCCAGCTGCCTCTATGAAGTCTTCAAGGCTCTGCACGAGAACCCGCCCGACCTGCTCATCACGGACCTGGTCATGCCCCTCTGCCCGGGCCTGACCCTGCTGCGCTTCTGCCTGGAGGACGCCCACCTGGACAAGCTGAGGATCGTCGTCCTCACCAGCGACGGCGACCGGGACCTGGGCCAGTTCCTTCAGAAGTGCGGCAACATCCATTACATCGCCAAACCCGTCTCCCCCGCCGTCCTGGCCCAGGACGTGGCGCGGTTCCTTGACGGGACCCTCGTGCTGAACCACGGCTGGGACCTGGCCTGCCAGGGCGTGGTGGCGGTGGTGGACGACAGCCGCATGACCCGGGCCTACCATTCCAGCTGCCTGCGCAAGTTCGGCTTCCGCCCCGTGGAGGTGGACCCCAGGGAACTCCTCGCCACCCGGCGCGCCCTGGAGGAGCTCCGGCCCGACCTGATCCTCCTGGACTACCAGATGCCCGCCTTCAACGGAGACGCCCTGCTGCGCGCCATCCGCGCCACCGGGACGCTCAAGGACACCCCGGTGCTCGTGGTGACCAGCCACCAGGGGGCGGAAATGGAAAGCCGCCTGGAGAGCTTCATGGGTGTCGGGATCGCCAGCAAGCCCGTGTCCGTCGACGATCTTTTCGTCCGGGTGAAGGAGATCCTGGCCGCGCCGGTGGCCTAG
- a CDS encoding MaoC/PaaZ C-terminal domain-containing protein: MTIGLSASYKRVLIQEDFDRFARLSRDDNPIHVDPAFAATSHFGATVAHGMMLYGCIAKALGELIPGPGAVQLEQTLMFPNGTHTMEPITVSLSVEGEADGILDIATLVTKPGPDGAPVPSAIGRTRVVPLDVPVPSPDLASPSAEPGDRAFYGLTLGDSVHDTRTFTEADLAEYGDLTGDRNPLFRDDAYARCRGFEGRVIPGPLLGGMFSDLLGTRLPGRGTGWMKQSLRYPAPAYPGEPLTATVTITRLRAEKELVNLSTRVTAPGGRVVCDGEALVLVRNLENKG, from the coding sequence ATGACCATCGGACTTTCTGCATCCTACAAGCGGGTCCTCATCCAGGAGGACTTCGACCGCTTCGCGCGGCTCAGCCGCGACGACAACCCCATCCACGTGGACCCGGCCTTTGCCGCCACCAGCCACTTCGGCGCCACCGTGGCCCACGGCATGATGCTCTACGGCTGCATCGCCAAGGCCCTGGGCGAGCTCATCCCCGGCCCCGGGGCCGTGCAGCTCGAGCAGACCCTGATGTTCCCCAACGGCACCCACACCATGGAGCCCATCACCGTGAGCCTCTCGGTGGAAGGCGAGGCGGACGGCATCCTCGACATCGCCACCCTCGTCACCAAGCCCGGCCCCGACGGCGCCCCCGTGCCCTCCGCCATCGGCCGCACCCGGGTGGTGCCCCTGGACGTGCCGGTGCCCAGCCCGGACCTGGCCTCCCCCTCCGCCGAACCCGGTGACCGCGCCTTCTATGGCCTGACCCTCGGCGATTCCGTGCACGACACGCGCACCTTCACCGAGGCCGACCTGGCCGAGTACGGCGACCTCACCGGGGACCGCAACCCCCTCTTCCGGGACGACGCCTACGCCCGGTGCCGCGGCTTCGAAGGCCGCGTCATCCCCGGCCCCCTCCTGGGCGGCATGTTCTCCGACCTGCTGGGCACGCGGCTCCCGGGCCGCGGAACCGGCTGGATGAAGCAGTCCCTGCGCTACCCCGCCCCCGCCTACCCCGGCGAGCCCCTCACCGCCACGGTCACCATCACCCGGCTGCGTGCGGAAAAGGAGCTGGTGAACCTGTCCACCCGCGTGACGGCCCCCGGCGGCCGCGTGGTCTGCGACGGGGAGGCCCTGGTGCTGGTGCGCAATCTGGAAAACAAGGGCTGA